The following proteins come from a genomic window of bacterium:
- the amaP gene encoding alkaline shock response membrane anchor protein AmaP, which produces MKIWSRIVGTIYILMGIFFVFCLLSFFSNENLCESFINFIKNNLYKVEIFATIVLIIGIIYVVNWIDYIYRTKAISFDNPSGKVRVSLKAIKDSITTTILKEIDGIKTIKVKTFVTPKGLETKINLKLFSNLNIPDICSNIQELKKIIFKTQLELKGYQI; this is translated from the coding sequence ATGAAAATATGGAGCAGAATTGTAGGAACAATTTATATTTTGATGGGGATATTTTTTGTATTCTGTCTTTTATCTTTTTTTTCAAATGAAAATTTATGCGAAAGTTTTATAAATTTTATAAAAAATAACTTATATAAAGTTGAAATTTTTGCAACTATTGTATTGATTATTGGAATTATCTATGTTGTTAACTGGATTGATTATATTTATAGAACAAAGGCAATTTCTTTTGATAATCCTAGTGGAAAAGTAAGAGTATCTCTAAAAGCAATAAAAGACTCAATAACTACAACAATTCTTAAGGAAATAGATGGGATAAAAACAATTAAGGTTAAAACATTTGTAACTCCGAAAGGGCTTGAAACAAAAATAAATTTAAAACTTTTTTCAAATCTTAATATACCTGATATATGCAGTAATATTCAGGAATTAAAAAAAATTATCTTCAAGACACAATTGGAGTTGAAAGGGTATCAAATATAG
- a CDS encoding family 10 glycosylhydrolase gives MKKWFPKRAIHLDFHTMPGVYDVGIDFNGKEFVKTLKEANVDYITTFAKCNLGFAYYPTKIGIIHPGLKKRDLLGEIIEECHKEGIMVSAYFNVGLDHENSVRHRDWCKVNKEGQIAEMQYMGHFFRKMCLNTDFKDYILGMIEEVIDNYPVDGIFLDCFTLSPCYGGECVREMKKLNIDPSDEIKARDFCWMITEKFMEEVKKILKRKNKDIFLFFNGLPYRKQPTHLELEVLPTGGWGYDFLPWIIRYARTLKKPFFTMTGRFHKGWGDFGGLRTFHSLMFDLYYSVSNGGTCSIGDHMHPRGKLEKEVYDLIGKCYSEIKKIEEFTENAENITEMVIIEPNLSMFYGYHFDYSSLAGATRMLSELKYQFDVSDGTDDISKYKIVILPDNIKVDKNLREKLKKHLKKGGILISSDLSCFDLEKKKFIFDDYKIEFEGEEENNPTYFVGEKEFSDGIPDMPLTIYDQGISIKAKKGSKIIAYIYKPYFNYKSWDWEHENLYTPPEKNTGRPAIVQFGNIIHFSFPVFKNYHNHAYIYYKKLLYNCLEKIYPEPLIKHKNIPSFVQITLASQKNKNIIHILAYIPELRGKSMQIIEEPLILKDIEIGVKNIDKKKIKRIYLVPSNEEIEFKEEGNYIWFKIESMAGYQMVVIEKMD, from the coding sequence TTGAAAAAATGGTTTCCTAAAAGAGCGATACATCTTGACTTCCACACGATGCCTGGGGTTTATGATGTCGGTATTGATTTTAACGGTAAAGAATTTGTAAAAACACTGAAAGAAGCGAATGTGGATTATATAACAACTTTTGCAAAATGTAATCTTGGTTTTGCATATTATCCAACAAAAATAGGAATAATCCATCCAGGACTTAAAAAAAGAGACCTTCTTGGAGAAATTATTGAAGAATGTCATAAAGAAGGGATAATGGTTAGTGCTTATTTTAATGTGGGACTTGACCATGAAAATTCAGTAAGGCATAGAGATTGGTGTAAGGTAAATAAAGAAGGTCAGATTGCAGAAATGCAGTATATGGGACATTTTTTCAGAAAGATGTGTCTGAATACAGATTTTAAAGATTATATACTTGGTATGATTGAAGAAGTCATTGATAATTACCCTGTTGATGGAATTTTCCTTGACTGTTTCACTCTTTCTCCTTGCTATGGTGGTGAATGTGTAAGAGAAATGAAAAAATTGAATATTGACCCTTCTGATGAAATAAAGGCAAGGGATTTTTGCTGGATGATTACAGAAAAGTTTATGGAGGAAGTTAAAAAAATTTTAAAAAGGAAAAATAAAGATATTTTTCTTTTTTTCAATGGACTTCCTTACAGGAAACAGCCAACGCATTTAGAACTTGAAGTCCTTCCAACAGGTGGATGGGGATATGATTTTCTTCCATGGATTATAAGATATGCAAGAACACTTAAAAAACCATTTTTCACAATGACAGGAAGATTTCATAAAGGATGGGGTGATTTTGGTGGATTGAGAACATTCCATTCTTTAATGTTTGACCTTTATTATTCAGTTTCAAATGGGGGAACCTGTTCAATTGGAGACCATATGCATCCAAGAGGGAAACTTGAAAAAGAAGTTTATGATTTAATAGGAAAATGTTATTCAGAAATAAAAAAAATTGAAGAATTTACAGAAAATGCAGAAAATATAACAGAGATGGTAATTATTGAACCAAATCTTTCAATGTTTTATGGTTACCATTTTGATTATTCAAGTTTGGCAGGAGCAACAAGAATGCTTTCTGAACTTAAATATCAGTTTGATGTGAGTGATGGGACGGATGATATATCAAAATATAAAATTGTAATTCTTCCTGATAATATTAAAGTTGATAAAAACCTTAGAGAAAAATTGAAAAAACATTTGAAAAAAGGTGGTATTCTAATCAGTTCTGACCTTTCATGTTTTGATTTAGAAAAGAAAAAATTTATATTTGATGATTATAAAATTGAATTTGAAGGAGAGGAAGAAAACAATCCAACTTATTTTGTTGGTGAAAAAGAATTTTCAGATGGAATTCCAGATATGCCTTTAACAATTTATGACCAGGGAATTTCAATAAAGGCAAAAAAGGGAAGTAAAATTATTGCTTATATTTACAAACCGTATTTCAATTATAAATCATGGGATTGGGAACATGAAAATTTATATACTCCACCTGAAAAAAATACAGGAAGACCAGCAATTGTACAGTTTGGAAATATAATCCATTTCAGTTTTCCAGTTTTTAAAAATTATCACAATCACGCCTATATCTATTACAAAAAATTACTGTATAACTGCCTTGAAAAAATTTATCCAGAACCATTGATTAAACATAAAAATATTCCATCATTTGTACAGATAACTTTGGCTTCTCAGAAAAATAAAAATATTATCCATATACTTGCATATATCCCTGAGTTAAGGGGAAAAAGTATGCAGATAATTGAAGAACCATTGATTTTAAAGGATATAGAAATAGGAGTTAAAAATATAGATAAAAAGAAGATTAAAAGAATTTACCTTGTACCCTCAAATGAAGAAATTGAATTTAAAGAAGAAGGTAATTATATATGGTTCAAAATTGAATCAATGGCTGGTTATCAAATGGTTGTAATTGAAAAAATGGATTAA
- a CDS encoding SIS domain-containing protein, which yields MISEIETHMEVLNSLLKFNLFEKLIEISELIVKSLKKGNKILLCGNSGSAADCQHFAGEMVNRYKKKRRPLPFISLTTDTSIITSIGNDYKFEEIFSKQVMALGKENDILICFSTSGESKNVIEAAKVAKKLK from the coding sequence ATGATAAGTGAAATAGAAACACATATGGAAGTTTTGAATTCTCTTTTAAAATTTAATCTTTTTGAAAAACTCATTGAAATCTCTGAGCTTATTGTAAAAAGTTTAAAAAAAGGGAATAAGATTCTTTTATGCGGAAATAGTGGAAGTGCTGCTGACTGTCAACATTTTGCAGGTGAAATGGTGAATAGATATAAAAAGAAAAGAAGGCCATTACCTTTTATTTCTTTAACTACTGATACATCTATCATAACAAGCATAGGAAATGATTATAAATTTGAAGAGATATTTTCAAAACAGGTTATGGCACTTGGTAAAGAAAACGATATTTTAATATGCTTTTCAACATCTGGTGAATCAAAAAATGTCATAGAAGCGGCAAAAGTAGCGAAAAAATTAAAATGA